The DNA segment TAGAAGTCCTTGGCATTGCCGGTGAACATGGCGAACACCACGCCGAAGGCCACGCCGAACACACCGCTGAAGGCGTGCTTGACGGTGTCCCTCATGGCGAGCCGGACCACGACCAGCACCACGGAGACGGCCAGCGCGGCGATCGCCGAAAGGTGCAGGTCCTTGTCGACCGTGAAGATCGCGACGAACAGCAGGCCCGGCACGACCGTCTCGACCATGCCGCGGATGCCGCCGAACGCCTCGAACAGCGCCGCCTCCGTCACCGCGCGGGCGTCGCCTTCGCCGGGCTCTCCGGGCGGGGTCTGGTCGGTGTCTTCGGTCGGCTTGTCGAGGGACGTCACCGGCTACTCCCGTCCGAGGGGTCGCAGTTCGTACTTCGGGTTGAAGAGCACCCGGCGGCCCCGGCTCAGCGAGATCCGGCCCGATGCGATCAGCTTGCGCCCCGGTTCTATGCCCACGATGGAACGCCTGCCGAGCCACACCACGTCGAGCGCCGCGGAGCCGTCGAACAGCTCGGCCTCCAGGGCCGGGACTCCGGCGCGCGGACGCAGGGTGACCGTGCGCAAGGTACCAGTTACGGTGACGATCTGCCGGTCCTGGCAGTCGCCGATCTTCGTGCAGCCCGTCGTCTCGGCGTCCTCGCGCAGCTCCTCCGACTCCAGGTCCTCCTGGGACGTGGAGAGCCGGTCG comes from the Streptomyces sp. SUK 48 genome and includes:
- a CDS encoding OB-fold nucleic acid binding domain-containing protein, with translation MSAVPRSEKPAGRFRRMLDRLSTSQEDLESEELREDAETTGCTKIGDCQDRQIVTVTGTLRTVTLRPRAGVPALEAELFDGSAALDVVWLGRRSIVGIEPGRKLIASGRISLSRGRRVLFNPKYELRPLGRE